The following are encoded in a window of Trichormus variabilis 0441 genomic DNA:
- a CDS encoding DUF5674 family protein encodes MVLIIREPATPQQIEEMLKTWDVFIKIAVDIERKILAGGGVRHYECEQELLKDGSRQRDIWGADWSPYTQEIVFESIINIRPSQNNRSMIIQSLQIRQQVSQITQQLLGGS; translated from the coding sequence TTGGTTTTAATCATTCGTGAACCTGCTACCCCACAGCAGATAGAAGAAATGCTAAAAACTTGGGATGTATTTATTAAAATAGCAGTAGACATCGAACGCAAAATTCTGGCAGGCGGGGGTGTTCGTCATTACGAGTGTGAACAAGAACTACTCAAGGATGGAAGCAGACAACGTGATATTTGGGGAGCTGACTGGTCGCCTTATACTCAAGAAATCGTATTTGAGTCTATCATTAACATTCGCCCTAGCCAGAACAATCGGAGTATGATCATACAATCACTGCAAATTCGACAACAAGTTAGCCAAATTACTCAGCAGTTGCTAGGAGGTTCATAA
- a CDS encoding thermonuclease family protein, protein MVQEGQAVVYRQYLKGCTNTKDQFLQAEANAKQQKLGFWNQSQPMMPWDFRRGKKIQPTTTQQVQQCDRSYPDFCIPPNSPDLNCPDIPYRRFRVNQPDPHGFDRDRDGVGCER, encoded by the coding sequence ATGGTGCAAGAGGGGCAAGCTGTGGTTTACAGGCAGTATCTTAAAGGATGCACCAACACTAAAGACCAATTCCTGCAAGCTGAGGCTAATGCTAAACAACAGAAGCTGGGCTTTTGGAATCAATCGCAGCCCATGATGCCTTGGGATTTCAGGCGAGGGAAGAAGATTCAGCCTACAACTACACAACAGGTGCAACAGTGCGATCGCTCCTATCCAGACTTCTGCATCCCGCCGAACTCGCCAGATTTGAATTGTCCTGATATTCCTTACCGCAGATTTAGGGTGAATCAGCCAGATCCGCATGGGTTCGACAGGGATAGGGATGGTGTAGGTTGCGAACGGTGA
- a CDS encoding 3'-5' exonuclease: MLNLNQFDYFLVLDLEATCCDKGTIKRHEMEIIEIGAVMVEAQTLKILDEFQTFIKPIRHPILTEFCKLLTSITQTQVDHAPEYPEAIAMLKQWLSKYPNAVFGSWGDYDRNQFKQDSKFHNILFPIAYPHINLKQMFSESQDLPKRYGMAEALQLVNIELEGIHHRGIDDAKNIAKLLPWILNEKIVIIKG, translated from the coding sequence ATGCTTAACTTAAATCAATTTGATTATTTTTTAGTGCTTGATTTGGAAGCGACTTGTTGTGACAAAGGAACTATCAAACGGCATGAAATGGAAATAATTGAGATTGGAGCCGTTATGGTTGAGGCGCAAACTCTAAAAATACTCGATGAGTTTCAAACGTTTATCAAACCTATTCGCCATCCCATACTCACCGAGTTCTGTAAATTATTAACCTCAATTACTCAAACACAGGTGGATCATGCTCCTGAATATCCCGAAGCGATCGCCATGCTCAAACAATGGCTGTCGAAATATCCGAATGCTGTGTTTGGTTCGTGGGGAGACTATGATCGAAATCAGTTTAAACAAGATAGCAAATTTCATAACATTCTCTTTCCTATTGCTTATCCTCATATCAATCTCAAACAAATGTTTAGTGAGAGCCAAGACTTACCCAAGCGTTATGGTATGGCAGAAGCGTTGCAACTGGTAAACATAGAATTGGAAGGAATACACCATCGCGGTATTGACGATGCTAAAAATATTGCCAAATTGTTGCCTTGGATTTTGAACGAAAAAATTGTAATCATAAAAGGCTAG
- a CDS encoding ribbon-helix-helix protein, CopG family produces the protein MIDIGGVIHQYSLLSMNKKWAVKRLTINLTSSEVERLEKYCSTTGRPATDVIRELIRSLTVEEISNTN, from the coding sequence ATGATTGATATTGGAGGAGTAATTCATCAATATAGTTTGCTCTCCATGAATAAGAAATGGGCTGTTAAACGGCTGACGATTAATCTCACTTCAAGTGAAGTAGAGAGATTAGAAAAATATTGCTCAACAACAGGAAGACCAGCAACAGATGTGATTAGAGAGTTAATTCGTTCTTTGACTGTTGAAGAAATATCAAACACAAATTAA
- a CDS encoding WD40 repeat domain-containing protein, which translates to MSLSGYSSYVKSIAFSPDEKTLVSGGYDKTVKVWQVD; encoded by the coding sequence ATGAGTCTTTCTGGCTATTCATCTTATGTCAAGTCAATAGCTTTTAGTCCAGATGAAAAAACTCTTGTTAGTGGGGGGTATGATAAAACTGTTAAAGTATGGCAAGTAGATTAA
- a CDS encoding 3'-5' exonuclease — protein sequence MNSQKDSLFLVERSKFMGDRIYQDFQKLRIPVEWVNANNDSRNYHPDEQSIKLITMFSSKGLEFPVVLIPGIGFMPHQYNTPEEEARLLYVAMTRAIDQLIMTCDRTSEFTNRLEMVLGKVAVR from the coding sequence ATGAATAGCCAGAAAGACTCATTGTTTCTTGTTGAGCGCTCGAAGTTTATGGGCGATCGCATCTACCAGGATTTCCAGAAACTGAGAATACCCGTTGAATGGGTCAATGCCAACAATGACAGTCGCAACTATCACCCGGACGAACAAAGTATCAAACTCATAACCATGTTTTCATCCAAGGGGCTAGAGTTTCCAGTGGTACTTATTCCCGGCATTGGTTTCATGCCCCACCAGTACAACACGCCCGAAGAGGAAGCACGGTTGCTGTATGTGGCGATGACTCGCGCAATCGACCAGCTAATTATGACTTGCGATCGCACCAGTGAATTTACTAATCGTTTGGAGATGGTATTGGGTAAGGTGGCAGTTAGATAA
- a CDS encoding IS66-like element ISAva2 family transposase yields MNQNLPQDLDRESLSQLSKEELVDIIIEQSKVIRELQKIILELQQEIERLKVSRDLDSSNSSKPPSQDIHKKSEKEKVPHLEESNPPKKKPGGQPGHQGKTRKGFGRVDRYEILRPTDCIYCGQKAFAPLAVKVEKHAVAQLVECPIEIVEYQRHTCVCECCGNIQTAAWPQEIIPGQDLGTSLQAFLGWTNNYAHMPYEKQQEMLWELGEIEIGLGTLVATNERIQQAIEPSIHELSNWVKQTQPNIHVDETPWSVKGVKEWLWVVANSEFCLFTAADTRSRAELEAILGTEYTGVLSSDDFSVYNGYQAVAQQKCLAHLRRHFKKLIQLPGLHNKAIGETFVNLIDEAFRSYAQWFETLDSNSYNDWINQFKFKLQFSVDQWINLAGATAGNLLRSLRDKASQWWYFLDHPEVPPDNNLAERSLRLAVTKRKVSGGSRSMKRFQHTANLLTVVQTCRRQGRSVIDFFVQALIADSNNSHSRPSLLPQY; encoded by the coding sequence ATGAACCAAAACTTGCCTCAAGATTTAGACAGAGAAAGTTTGAGCCAGTTATCTAAAGAAGAACTGGTGGACATCATCATTGAGCAGAGCAAGGTAATACGTGAGCTACAAAAGATAATATTAGAACTACAGCAAGAAATAGAGCGTTTAAAAGTCAGCAGAGATTTAGATAGTTCTAATTCATCAAAACCTCCATCACAAGACATTCACAAAAAAAGCGAAAAAGAAAAAGTGCCTCACCTTGAGGAATCAAACCCACCGAAAAAGAAACCAGGTGGGCAACCAGGACATCAAGGTAAAACTCGAAAGGGTTTTGGCAGAGTAGATCGCTATGAAATTTTACGTCCAACGGATTGCATTTACTGTGGTCAAAAAGCATTTGCACCCCTAGCAGTAAAAGTAGAAAAACACGCGGTAGCGCAACTAGTAGAATGTCCCATAGAAATAGTTGAGTATCAACGCCATACGTGCGTGTGTGAATGCTGTGGAAATATACAAACAGCAGCCTGGCCCCAAGAAATTATTCCAGGACAAGATTTAGGAACGTCGTTACAAGCATTTTTAGGGTGGACAAATAACTATGCACATATGCCCTACGAAAAACAGCAGGAAATGCTTTGGGAACTTGGTGAGATTGAAATTGGATTGGGAACTTTAGTCGCCACCAATGAACGAATACAACAAGCAATTGAACCGAGTATTCATGAGTTAAGTAATTGGGTAAAACAGACACAACCTAACATCCATGTAGATGAAACACCTTGGTCAGTTAAAGGGGTTAAAGAATGGTTGTGGGTAGTGGCTAATTCTGAATTCTGCCTGTTTACTGCGGCTGATACTCGTTCTAGAGCCGAACTAGAAGCAATTTTAGGGACTGAGTATACAGGTGTACTCAGCAGCGATGATTTTAGTGTTTATAATGGCTATCAAGCTGTTGCCCAACAGAAATGTTTGGCTCATCTACGTCGTCACTTCAAAAAATTGATTCAACTTCCCGGTCTTCACAACAAAGCTATCGGCGAAACCTTTGTCAATTTAATTGATGAAGCCTTCAGAAGTTATGCTCAATGGTTTGAAACTCTTGACTCAAACAGTTATAACGATTGGATAAATCAATTCAAATTCAAGTTGCAATTTTCTGTTGATCAATGGATTAACTTGGCAGGAGCTACGGCTGGAAACCTTTTACGTTCTTTGCGCGATAAAGCAAGCCAATGGTGGTATTTCCTTGACCATCCTGAAGTTCCTCCTGATAATAATCTCGCTGAACGCTCGCTGCGTTTAGCTGTGACAAAACGTAAGGTTAGTGGTGGTTCACGCTCGATGAAGCGGTTTCAACATACTGCCAATTTGTTGACGGTAGTGCAGACTTGTCGCCGTCAAGGTAGGTCTGTTATTGATTTTTTTGTGCAAGCTCTAATTGCTGATTCTAATAATTCTCACTCTCGCCCCTCTTTACTTCCGCAATATTAG
- a CDS encoding DUF1963 domain-containing protein has translation MDTLPLMRDLPSQFEPLRPFLESNLQPYIKIHVGEEVKWLDAAWEEDPLEPWQSKIGGYPYLPKGTDYPRDRQTGEMMMFLMQVNCADLPIIDGFRLPRKGILQFYSGLDVPMDQLSPEQYRILYFVEIIQDRNKLITDFSFLAEFASQREWYEQIYSLSFSAQQDVFCVTRDGYAKTFDVPEELKTLFREFNDWLNEEDDQETINRRINKLGGEVEFHSYVRETVGDAKGQLLLELNHPDSVDDYFYFFIEDSDLGNLDFSKVESYFLRE, from the coding sequence ATGGATACTCTACCTCTTATGCGTGATTTGCCATCTCAGTTTGAGCCACTGCGACCTTTTTTAGAATCTAACTTGCAGCCCTATATCAAAATTCATGTTGGAGAAGAGGTAAAATGGCTGGATGCTGCTTGGGAAGAAGATCCGTTAGAACCCTGGCAGAGCAAAATTGGCGGCTACCCTTACCTGCCGAAAGGAACAGACTATCCGCGCGATCGCCAAACAGGTGAGATGATGATGTTTCTGATGCAGGTAAACTGCGCTGACTTGCCAATCATCGATGGGTTTAGATTACCCCGAAAAGGGATTTTGCAGTTTTACTCTGGCTTAGATGTGCCGATGGATCAACTCAGTCCTGAACAATATCGTATTCTCTACTTCGTTGAAATTATTCAGGACAGAAATAAATTAATTACTGACTTCAGCTTTTTAGCAGAGTTTGCCAGCCAGCGAGAGTGGTACGAGCAAATTTACTCATTAAGCTTTTCTGCACAACAAGATGTGTTTTGTGTTACTCGTGATGGATACGCTAAAACCTTCGATGTTCCTGAAGAATTAAAAACACTCTTTCGGGAATTTAATGATTGGTTGAATGAGGAAGATGACCAAGAAACTATCAATCGCCGCATCAACAAACTTGGTGGGGAAGTAGAGTTTCACTCGTATGTCAGGGAAACGGTAGGAGACGCGAAAGGACAATTGCTCTTGGAACTTAACCACCCAGATAGTGTTGATGATTATTTTTATTTTTTTATTGAAGATAGTGATTTAGGCAATTTAGACTTTAGCAAGGTTGAGTCTTATTTTTTGCGGGAGTAA
- a CDS encoding 5'-nucleotidase, lipoprotein e(P4) family: MYHPYLKLIAFPTILTTSLLLVGLKQDTAEITNAQLNEQSVLAINWVQQSGEYQALTYQAFNIAKIVFDQAKAKRVKQPAVIVDIDETVLDNSAYQGGLIGTNNGFETSTWNKWVAAAKAKAVPGAVKFVNYVNDNGGTVFFISNRDRSSQKGSKNNDLEIATINNLKSVGFKGVNPKTVLLKGEFTKIIDGKENTSKQWRLEAIENGKADGKKYTVIALIGDNLNDFDEKVGVTNQERRKSVEKYSDYYGIFDSVPNNKAIEPAYITLPNPMYGNWETGMYDPQAFKKQSPFELSPSEKEQQRKDSLVRWLSGK; this comes from the coding sequence ATGTACCACCCATATTTGAAGCTGATTGCATTTCCTACAATACTCACCACAAGCCTCCTTCTTGTGGGACTCAAGCAAGATACCGCAGAAATCACTAACGCACAGCTAAATGAACAGTCCGTACTGGCTATTAACTGGGTACAGCAGTCGGGAGAGTATCAAGCCCTGACTTACCAAGCATTTAACATCGCCAAAATTGTCTTTGACCAAGCCAAAGCCAAAAGGGTAAAGCAACCAGCCGTTATTGTTGATATTGATGAGACAGTTCTTGACAATAGTGCTTACCAAGGTGGTCTAATTGGTACTAATAATGGTTTTGAAACATCAACCTGGAATAAATGGGTGGCAGCAGCCAAAGCTAAGGCTGTCCCTGGTGCAGTTAAGTTTGTAAATTACGTTAATGACAATGGTGGTACAGTCTTTTTTATCTCTAACCGGGATAGAAGCAGTCAAAAGGGTAGCAAAAATAATGATTTGGAGATAGCAACCATCAATAATTTAAAATCAGTCGGGTTCAAAGGTGTCAATCCTAAAACCGTATTACTCAAAGGTGAGTTTACCAAAATCATTGATGGCAAAGAAAACACTTCAAAGCAATGGCGACTAGAAGCTATAGAAAATGGTAAGGCTGACGGCAAAAAATATACTGTAATTGCTTTAATAGGCGACAATCTCAATGATTTTGATGAGAAGGTTGGTGTCACTAATCAAGAACGGCGTAAATCTGTAGAAAAATACTCAGACTATTATGGGATATTTGACTCTGTTCCTAATAATAAAGCTATAGAGCCTGCTTATATTACATTGCCCAATCCTATGTACGGTAACTGGGAAACGGGAATGTATGATCCTCAAGCCTTCAAAAAGCAAAGCCCTTTTGAACTGAGTCCATCCGAAAAAGAACAACAGCGTAAGGATTCGTTAGTTCGCTGGCTATCTGGTAAATAA
- a CDS encoding glutathionylspermidine synthase family protein gives MNLTRKQFYEQYKDIFSWYDADGYACYDVLTVSPQIIEKVKQAAANVWPILLQAANIMRSLDTDTLLNFDYPAETLRLIKSSIQPPFIARCDFAINNDKVYLLECNAEVATFIAETFKINGIVANHFGKTDPNLKSELILQQQLNKYIELAAEYLNKSPQDCHIIFSALSQADEDIGTVEYLRSLCQYKSAYCPIEKITMDEQYVYDHIDRKVDIIYRLYPTEWMVEDKDPNLGVSLWDYLEPLVYDKKVALINPLSSFIIQNKALMALITELGLDNSLKNSQSGYSHFLPTFMKDSHISYPFVSKPTWGREGKEVEIFKSEISLINNPSPDYSHLYKVYQQYVDMPLIKMEEDTYTLQLSCFLINGIPEGVGARIGKDLITNTSKFLPIGY, from the coding sequence ATGAATCTTACGAGAAAACAGTTTTACGAACAATATAAAGACATCTTTAGTTGGTATGATGCCGATGGATATGCCTGCTATGATGTGCTAACAGTTTCCCCACAAATAATCGAAAAAGTTAAACAAGCTGCTGCTAACGTTTGGCCAATCTTACTTCAAGCAGCAAATATAATGAGGTCTTTAGATACTGATACACTACTAAATTTTGATTATCCTGCTGAGACATTACGTCTAATTAAATCGAGTATACAGCCTCCTTTTATTGCTAGATGTGATTTTGCCATAAATAATGATAAAGTTTACTTACTAGAATGTAATGCAGAGGTGGCTACATTTATTGCAGAAACATTCAAAATAAATGGCATAGTTGCCAATCATTTTGGTAAGACAGATCCTAATCTAAAAAGCGAACTAATACTACAACAGCAGCTAAATAAATACATTGAATTAGCAGCAGAATATCTTAATAAGTCTCCTCAAGATTGTCATATTATTTTTTCTGCCTTATCTCAAGCCGATGAAGATATCGGCACTGTAGAATATTTACGGTCTTTGTGTCAATACAAATCTGCCTATTGCCCTATAGAAAAAATTACAATGGATGAGCAATATGTTTATGACCATATAGATAGAAAAGTGGATATTATTTATCGCTTATATCCTACAGAATGGATGGTAGAGGATAAAGATCCTAATTTGGGTGTGAGCCTTTGGGATTACTTGGAACCCTTGGTTTATGATAAAAAAGTAGCCCTAATTAATCCTTTAAGTTCGTTTATCATTCAGAATAAAGCTTTGATGGCTTTGATTACAGAACTAGGATTAGATAATTCTCTGAAAAATAGTCAAAGTGGTTATAGTCATTTTCTTCCTACGTTTATGAAAGATTCCCACATTAGTTATCCTTTTGTTTCCAAGCCAACCTGGGGACGTGAAGGTAAAGAAGTAGAAATCTTTAAGTCAGAAATATCTCTAATAAATAATCCCTCTCCTGATTACAGCCACTTATATAAAGTATATCAGCAGTATGTAGATATGCCTTTAATAAAAATGGAAGAGGATACTTACACTTTACAATTATCCTGTTTTCTCATCAATGGAATACCCGAAGGAGTTGGAGCAAGAATAGGAAAAGATTTAATCACTAATACTTCTAAATTTTTACCAATAGGGTATTAA
- a CDS encoding RNA-guided endonuclease InsQ/TnpB family protein produces the protein MLRVVKVRLYPDTQQQQSLAQAFGSCRWLWNYCLNLMNQTYKETGKGLSGYEVKKIIPQLKKEYEWLSLTYSQCLQQVCLNLGVAFNNFFEKRAKYPRFKSKHGKQSIQYPQNVKINDNSVSLPKIGDVTAMIHRPIEGKVKTVALSKNCSNQYFAAILFDDGKDKPESNTEGKAIGIDLGLTHFAVTSDGSKFDNPRILSKHEKNLKLKQQQLSRKQKGSNNRIKARNKVARVHRKITNCREDFLQKLSRRIVNENQVIVLENLNVKGMMQNHKLAKSIHQVGWGMFCTMLKYKAEMEGKIYLEVDRFFPSSKTCHVCLNQVGGLPLDVRFWTCDNCQTRHDRDVNASINLRDEGLRILTSGTGDKACRPDVSRSKGGRKKSTTVLSVGQEAYTVPSGQCR, from the coding sequence ATGTTAAGAGTCGTCAAAGTCAGGTTATATCCAGACACCCAACAGCAGCAGTCACTAGCACAAGCTTTTGGTAGTTGTCGTTGGTTATGGAATTATTGCCTGAACTTGATGAACCAGACATACAAGGAGACTGGTAAGGGGTTATCTGGATACGAAGTTAAAAAGATAATTCCCCAGTTAAAAAAAGAATATGAGTGGTTATCGCTAACTTACTCACAATGCTTGCAACAAGTTTGCTTGAATCTTGGAGTAGCTTTTAATAATTTTTTTGAGAAACGGGCTAAATATCCTAGATTCAAATCAAAACATGGTAAACAGTCAATACAATATCCTCAAAATGTCAAAATTAATGATAATTCTGTGAGTCTCCCAAAAATAGGAGATGTCACAGCGATGATTCATAGACCTATTGAGGGAAAAGTTAAGACTGTAGCCCTATCTAAAAACTGTTCTAATCAATACTTTGCGGCTATTCTTTTTGATGATGGTAAAGACAAACCAGAATCAAATACAGAAGGTAAAGCGATAGGTATTGACTTGGGATTAACTCACTTTGCAGTTACTAGCGATGGTTCTAAGTTTGATAATCCTAGAATACTCAGCAAACATGAGAAGAATTTAAAACTTAAACAGCAGCAGTTATCTAGAAAGCAGAAGGGTTCTAATAACCGTATTAAAGCCAGAAATAAAGTTGCTAGAGTTCATAGGAAAATAACTAACTGCCGTGAGGATTTTCTACAAAAGCTATCTCGTAGAATAGTCAACGAAAACCAAGTTATAGTGCTTGAAAATCTAAATGTTAAAGGCATGATGCAGAATCATAAACTAGCCAAGTCTATACATCAAGTTGGATGGGGAATGTTCTGTACCATGTTGAAATACAAGGCAGAAATGGAAGGGAAGATTTATCTTGAAGTTGATAGATTTTTTCCCAGTTCAAAAACTTGTCATGTGTGCCTTAATCAAGTTGGTGGTTTGCCACTTGATGTAAGATTTTGGACTTGCGATAATTGCCAAACTAGGCACGACAGGGATGTGAACGCAAGCATTAACCTCAGAGATGAGGGTCTACGAATTTTGACCTCTGGAACGGGGGATAAAGCCTGTCGCCCAGATGTAAGTCGTAGTAAGGGAGGACGCAAGAAATCCACTACTGTGCTTTCTGTTGGACAGGAAGCCTACACTGTACCGTCAGGTCAGTGTAGGTAG
- a CDS encoding tetratricopeptide repeat protein, with the protein MENMDWVSLLSFQQADFIQKFKSGYLLNGSFQNQYSEIIAISGDKLCEMIECCWEATEKNKQSSYIRESFSNNLKLKLIEESVKSKFDDFILDLSNNESIQANDFIFKLDSNPLIKILIKSCQYKPDHIEWSIQKKEIEKISAILYVLILEDLTIPQNVYNIVIAGFTTNNIVINNTILCIKLEDLLYFSGLKYYLSTLEKSQINNLIQVGNIHFKEQDYTNAITYYSQALQINNKSADIHFMRGKSRYLLGDISGAINDFSQTLEINPNFIDAYILRGSCNYNLGCDYEVLEDYTQAIKIDPNNFNAYVLRGDIHFYLGDEIDSIQDYNKAIEINANCDYIYFMRGSVYHEIGQYNEALTDYNAALKINSINPECYFKKGCIYYEFGDKEVAISYFNQAANLWKEINKIEDSNKDTINFRKDSGNRVLTKGTVEVEYQKYEPKLASRFRQRKFEPVI; encoded by the coding sequence ATGGAAAATATGGATTGGGTAAGCTTGCTAAGTTTTCAACAGGCTGATTTTATTCAAAAATTTAAGTCAGGCTATCTATTAAATGGCTCTTTTCAGAATCAATATAGTGAAATAATTGCTATTTCAGGCGATAAGTTATGTGAGATGATAGAATGTTGCTGGGAAGCAACCGAAAAAAACAAACAATCATCTTATATACGTGAGTCATTTAGTAATAATTTAAAACTCAAATTAATTGAAGAATCCGTTAAATCTAAATTTGACGACTTTATTTTAGATTTATCCAATAATGAATCTATACAAGCCAATGATTTCATTTTTAAACTTGATTCTAATCCATTAATTAAAATACTCATAAAATCATGTCAATACAAACCTGACCATATAGAATGGTCAATACAAAAAAAAGAAATTGAAAAAATTTCCGCAATATTATATGTTTTAATCCTAGAAGACCTAACCATACCACAAAATGTATATAATATAGTAATAGCTGGGTTTACAACAAATAATATCGTCATTAATAATACTATTCTTTGTATTAAATTAGAAGATTTATTATATTTTAGTGGCTTAAAATACTACTTAAGCACTTTAGAAAAATCACAAATTAATAATCTTATACAGGTAGGCAACATACATTTTAAAGAACAGGATTATACTAATGCCATTACATACTATAGTCAAGCATTACAAATAAATAATAAATCTGCTGATATACACTTTATGCGAGGGAAAAGCCGTTACTTATTAGGTGATATATCAGGTGCTATAAATGATTTTAGCCAGACTTTAGAGATTAATCCTAACTTCATCGATGCTTATATACTGAGAGGTAGTTGTAATTATAATTTAGGCTGTGACTATGAAGTATTAGAAGATTATACACAAGCTATAAAAATTGATCCTAATAATTTTAATGCTTATGTGTTACGAGGTGATATACATTTTTATTTAGGAGATGAAATTGATTCCATCCAAGATTACAATAAAGCCATAGAGATAAACGCTAATTGTGATTATATTTACTTTATGAGAGGTAGCGTTTATCATGAAATAGGTCAATACAATGAAGCACTCACTGATTACAATGCAGCTTTAAAAATTAACTCTATAAATCCTGAATGCTATTTTAAAAAGGGATGTATATATTATGAATTTGGAGATAAAGAAGTTGCAATTAGTTATTTTAATCAAGCAGCTAATTTATGGAAAGAAATAAATAAAATTGAAGACTCAAATAAAGATACAATAAATTTTCGTAAGGATTCAGGTAACAGAGTATTGACAAAGGGGACAGTAGAGGTGGAGTATCAAAAATATGAACCAAAACTTGCCTCAAGATTTAGACAGAGAAAGTTTGAGCCAGTTATCTAA
- a CDS encoding thermonuclease family protein yields MNKAVILAAFLMLISGVPTIAQTSLPNMTVVSIGDGDTLRVRNQQGQAITIRLACVDAPELKQTPWGQQSRTRLGQLLPLGQSVQVRSIESDKYKRLVAEVFVSNRSVNLTMVQEGQAVLYRQYLKGCDRTKDQFLQAEANAKQQKVGFWNQSQPVMPWDFRRGKKNTAPTIERSQQQQCDRSYPDFCIPPNAADLDCPDIPYRRFRVNQPDPHGFDRDRDGIGCES; encoded by the coding sequence ATGAATAAAGCAGTTATTCTTGCGGCATTTCTAATGCTCATTTCTGGAGTGCCAACAATAGCACAGACCAGCTTACCGAATATGACAGTCGTGAGCATAGGTGATGGAGATACACTAAGAGTCCGCAATCAACAAGGGCAAGCCATAACCATTCGCCTAGCTTGTGTGGATGCGCCAGAACTCAAGCAAACCCCTTGGGGTCAGCAGTCTAGAACTCGCCTTGGGCAACTATTGCCACTGGGTCAGTCTGTGCAAGTTCGGTCAATTGAGAGCGACAAGTACAAAAGGCTGGTAGCTGAGGTGTTTGTAAGCAACCGCTCTGTCAACCTGACAATGGTGCAAGAGGGACAAGCTGTGCTTTACAGGCAATATCTCAAGGGATGCGATCGCACCAAAGACCAATTTCTGCAAGCTGAGGCTAATGCCAAACAACAGAAGGTGGGTTTTTGGAACCAATCGCAGCCCGTGATGCCGTGGGATTTCAGGCGAGGCAAGAAAAATACTGCGCCTACTATAGAGCGATCTCAACAACAACAGTGCGATCGCTCCTACCCAGATTTTTGTATTCCACCCAATGCGGCAGATTTAGATTGTCCTGATATCCCTTACCGCAGATTTAGGGTGAATCAGCCAGATCCGCATGGGTTCGACAGGGATAGGGATGGAATTGGTTGCGAGAGTTGA